One part of the Lotus japonicus ecotype B-129 chromosome 2, LjGifu_v1.2 genome encodes these proteins:
- the LOC130738826 gene encoding uncharacterized protein LOC130738826 yields MTTNQVAITWDSFKTAFLNKYFPETARDDMENRFLRLKQGSMTVGEYAAKLESLSKYFRFFREQVDEGYLCNRFMIGLRDEIEESVRPLGVRVFQQLVEKSREVEVMKNRRGNRQESGGPIRSGQKQVGKTEKGRAGQKKPYQNATGRTSSTKVGAKTPREDVTCFKCNEKGHYANEFGKEITCWKCQKTGHISTNCPDAPKAEPVLNTARGRRPVAKGRVFAVTGKQAEGVEDLIQDGDPEGASGSGLGDLSP; encoded by the exons ATGACGACTAACCAGGTGGCTATTACCTGGGATTCATTCAAAACAGCTTTTCTGAACAAGTACTTTCCAGAGACTGCAAGAGATGATATGGAGAACCGTTTCCTCAGactgaaacaaggaagcatgactGTTGGGGAATATGCAGCCAAGCTGGAGAGTCTGTCGAAGTACTTTCGCTTCTTCCGAGAACAAGTTGATGAAGGGTATCTCTGCAACCGTTTCATGATTGGTTTGAGGGATGAAATTGAGGAGTCCGTCAGACCTTTGGGAGTCAGAGTCTTTCAACAACTGGTTGAGAAGTCTCGCGAGGTTGAGGTCATGAAGAATCGTCGAGGGAACCGACAGGAAAGTGGAGGGCCAATCAGGTCTGGTCAGAAACAAGTTGGGAAGACTGAAAAGGGTAGGGCTGGtcagaagaagccttatcagaaTGCAACTGGTAGGACATCATCTACCAAAGTCGGAGCAAAAACTCCGAGAGAAGATGTTACTTGTTTCAAGTGTAATGAGaaagggcactatgccaatgaatTTGGGAAAGAGATTACTTGCTGGAAGTGCCAGAAGACGGGGCACATCTCGACAAACTGTCCTGATGCGCCAAAAGCTGAACCTGTGTTGAATACGGCAAGGGGGAGACGTCCAGTTGCTAAGGGACGTGTCTTTGCTGTTACTGGCAAGCAAGCTGAGGGTGTTGAAGATCTTATTCAGG atggtgatccggaaggagctagtggatcaggactgggagatttATCTCCATAG